A stretch of DNA from Luteolibacter sp. Y139:
CGTGGGTGGGGACGCAGAGGACGCGGGAGATTTTCCCGGGCTGGTGGCCGGAGCGGCCGGCGCGCTGGAGCAGGCGGGCGATGCCCTTTGGCGAGCCGACTTGGAGGACTTGATCGACGGGGGAGAAATCGACGCCGAGATCCAGCGATGAGGTGCAGACGACGCAGCGCATGCGGCCTTCGCGGAGGCCTTGCTCGACCTTTTCGCGCTCGGCGCGGTCGAGCGAGCCGTGGTGCATGGCGATCACGTCCTGCCAATCGGGCTTGAGCGTGAGCAGCTCCTGGAACCACAGCTCGGTCTGGGAGCGGGTATTGGTGAAGAGGAGGGTGGAGTTGGCCTTTTCGAGCTCCTTCACGACCTGCCGGGCAAGGCGGGTGCCGAGGTGGCCGGACCACGGGAAGCGGTCGATTTCCTTCGGGATGAGGGTGTCGATGCGGATCTCCTTTTTCAGGTCGGCGGAAACGGTGACGGCACCGGGAGCGGCGGTGCCGAGGAGGACATCGCGGGCTTGGTCGAGATTGCCGAGGGTGGCGGAGAGGCCCCAGATTTTCAGATCGGGGAACCATGCCCGGAGGCGGGCGAGGCAGAGTTCGGTCTGCACGCCGCGCTTGGTGCCGAGGAGCTCGTGCCATTCATCGACAATGACCGCGCGGAGGCCGGCGAGTTTTTCGCGCGTGTCCTCGTGGGTGAGCATCAGCGAGAGGCTCTCCGGGGTGGTGACGAGGCCGAAGGGGAGGCGCTTGCGCAGGCGCGCTTTGACGGCGGAGGTGGTGTCGCCGGTGCGGGCCTCGACCTGGAGCTGGGGGGCGAGGATTTCGAGTGGCTCGCGGAGGGAACGGAGGGTGTCTTGGGCAAGGGCCCGAAGCGGCGTGAGCCAGACGACGGAGCAGCCGTCAGGCTTTTCCTTCAGGGCCTCCGCGACGGGACCCAGCCAGACGGCGAGGGTCTTTCCCTGACCGGTGGGGGCGTGGAGCAGGCCGGATTTGCCGGCGGCGTAGGCTTTCCAGGTCTCCTTTTGGAAAGGAAATGGCTTCCAGCCGCGCTGCTTGAAGAAGGGCAGGAGGGGATCGGCGGGCATGGGAAAGGGCACCGATCCATCCGGGATGCGGTGCCCTAGGAATCAGCACGGGGAAGGGGCGGTCGCAAGCGCCGGTTAACGGCTGAGCGAACTCACGGCTGAGACGCTCGCGATCCCTGCGATGACGGCGCCGAGCAGCCCCAGACAGGTCGAAACCAGTGCGAGGATCCCAACAAATTTCCAGAAACCGCGCTGCTGTTCGAGCGCCTGCTCCAGATCCGCTGCGGACTGGCTCGACATCAGACGCAGGATGGCGGAGCCGTATTTCCATAGTTTCAACGATGGGAAGAGGTAAACCACAGACATGGCCAGATAGATCACGCCCATGATCACCGGCACCGCCGCGGCACCGGCGCCGCCACGGCTGCGCATGCCACCGACGGCTCCGGTGGCCATCATTGCCAGTGCAATGAAGATCATCATTCCCGCCGCGATGAAGCCGAGAACCGAGCACAGGCGGACCCATGGCTTGGTGCCGGCAAGCGCTTGGATAAAAGCGGGCGAGACGTAGCCGGTGGCCGTGGGGTAAGAGCTGCCGTAGGCACTAGGTTGATAGGGATTATCCATGTTGGGACCTATCAATCCCAAGCGGGCGGAAATGCCAAGCTGTGTTTGTTAGTTCAGCTTGGCCTGGTCTTCCGCACGACGACGGGGATGGGCTCCATGGCCTTGCCGGTGGCGAGGACGCGGTGGGGGAAGGGGATTTCGATGCCTTCGCGGTCGAAGGCTTCCTTGATGCGGAGGGGGATCTCATTCTTCACCTTCAGGACGTCTTCCTTGATGGTCCATGCGCCGATCATGAAGTTGAGTGATGACTCGCCGAAGCCGTTGAAGACGATGATGGTTTCCGGTTCATCGAGCACTGCGGGGTGAATGTCGGCGACTTCGCGGAGTATGCGCATGACGTGATCGATCTTCTCGGTGTAAGCCACGCCGATGGTGAGATCGACGCGGCGGATGGGGTAGCGGGTGACCGTGGTGACGGTGTTCTTCACCAGCATTTCGTTGGGGATTCGCACCGAGCGATTGTCGAAGGTTCGCAGGGTCAGTGCCATGAGGCCGATCTCTTCGACGGTGCCGGTGATGGTGCCGACTTCGATGATGTCTCCCCTTTCAAAGGGGCGCTCGCCGACGATGAAGAGGCCGGAGATGAGGTTCGAGAGAGAGGTCTGCGAGGCGAAACCGATGGCCACACCGGCGATGCCCGCAGCGCCGAGGACGGCGGCAAGATTGAAGCCGAACTCCTGGAGGATCGCCACCAGCACCATCACGTAGCCGGTGTAGCGGACGATTTTTCCGAGCAGTTCGCCGCCCTGTTGGCCGAGCCGGTGCCGGAGAAGTCGACCGACGATCCGCGAGATCAGCATGACCCCCGGGATGCCGGTCACTGCCACGACCAGCACCTTCGCGATCCGCTGGTAGGTCGGATTGGTCCAGAACTCGGAGATGAGGTCAGCGAGCATCGGATTTCAATCGTGCGGGTGAGTGACTCCGAGGAAAGTGGAGAAGGCCTCTTTCAGCATGCTGCGCCGCGCCCGGCCGAGCCGCGGTTGGGAGAGAGAGACGGCGTCGGCGGCTTCGCCGAAAGGCTTGCTGCCGAAGACCACGCCGCTCAGCGAATCGTTCTTCTCGCCGGTGCGGATGCGGGCGTGATTTGCCCAGAGCCTGCCCTGGTGTTCGAAGACGCCGAGGTGGCCGGTTTCGAAGAAGAGCCGCTCGAAGGGGAGCATGTGCGAGCCAGAGTTCGCAATCTCGACGGTGGAGATGATCGACATTTCCTGCCAGTCCTCCGGGACATACTGGCGACGTGCGCGGGTCTTCACGGAGTAGCACAGTGTTCCGGAGATCGGGGTGCCGTGCCAGGTGTTTGACGGCGGGTCGCTTGGCCAAGAGTGAAGCACCTCATACTGGCCCTCGCTGTGGGCGGTCAGCTCGATGAAGGCGGGGATGCCCACGTAGAACATTGCCTTCGCGCGTGGGGAAAGGTTAAGCGCGGCGCGAGGGCGGATGATGACGGGGCGGTCGGGAAAGACCGGGCGGAAGCGCAGCTTTACATCGTTGTCGCCGCGGTCCCAGCGCTGCCAGGGGAGGTCATCCGGCGGCATCTTGGCGTCATCGAGGCAAGAGCACTGTGCGCCGTAGAGCGGGGCGACGCGCCACTCACCCAGGATGCTGAGCACCACCAGCGTGAGATTGCCGAAATTGGCGCACAGCCACTCGCCATCCTGCAGGGTGCGTTCATGCCAGCGTTCAGTGGCGGCCATGGGAGGACGATGGAAAGCCGGTGGCCTCGCGGCAATGCCGAATCGCTCAGCTGCCAACCCGGATTACCCGCCAGAATCGCTTCGGTCCGGCGGGAATGGGGGCGCTGCGGGTGGTAAGCCCGCGATCCATGCTACCCGCCAGGGTTTCCACGGGTTGCCAGTTGTCGAGTTTGTCCGAGGTCTCGATCCGGTAGGAGCTGCCCGGGTTGCTCTGCCACTCCAGATTCGCGGTGCTTCCCGTGATGGTGAAGCCGGTCATGCGGAAGTCGCCGCTGTTGATATTGATGGCACCGATCGCCTCGAGGTCAAATCCGCCGCTTCCGACCGTGGGCGTGGGATCGTAAATGGGACGGTTGTCGCTGTCCTTGGTGGCTCCGTTGCCGATGATATCGACGATTCGCACGAAGCAGACGTGGTTCTTATCGAGCAATGGCGAGGCCGGCAAGGTGGCGAGGTCGAAGGGTGTGCCGTAGCCGACCTGATGCTTGCCGGCGAGGCCGTCGATGTTGGTGGGATCGACGTTGCCGAAGGCACCCACGGCGCTTGCTGTTAGGGAAGCGCTGGGGAATCGGAAGAAGTTCACGCCATCGCTAGAGACTTCGACGAAGGCGAGTTCGAGGAAGGTGGCGCTGAAGGAATTCTCGAAGACGGCGAAATCCGCGCCTGAGCCATCCTTTAGCGGGAAGGGGAAGTACATCGTGATCCGGCCGCCATTGCCGAGGCAGACGATATCGAGGGTATTGTTGGTGGCGGGACCGGTGGCCTTGGCGGGAGTTTTCCAAGTATTGTCGACGTCTGTGCCGTAGGTGATCTCCGAGTTGCCGCTGGCCCAAGCGACGAAGCGCGGGTCGGTCCTTACGATGGCCTCACTGCCTGCCGTGCCAGCTGCGCCGGAATAGGGACCGGCGTGGAGGACGGCGGGAATGAGGAAGGGAAGCAGGCGGAGTTTCATAGTTCGCGGCGGATGCCGATGAGTAGCTGGCGACCGGCGGCGGGATACCAGAGCCCGCTGTATTTGATCGTGGCGTAGCGCTCGTCGAAGAGATTGTTGATGCGGCAGTAGAGAGAAAGTCCGGGCTTGGGCTCGTAGCGGACCAGCAGGTTCGCTACGCCGTATGCAGGCAGCTTCTCGTGGGTGTTCTCGAAGTCGTTTCCTTCGAAGGAATCGCCGACGTGCTGGTATTCGGCCTGCACGGTGAGCCAGTCCTTCGGATGGCAGGCGAGTGTCGCGGTGAGCTCGCGATTGGGGACCAGGTAGACTTCTTTTCCGTCGTAAGGACCGCTGCGGAATTCGGCTTGTAGTGCCGTGAAATGAAAGGCGGCATCCCACATCCCGGTGTGGTAGCCGAGCGAGGTTTCAAGGCCTAGCCGGCGGGTGTCGGCGAGATTTACGTTAAGATTCTGGAGGTAGTCGTAGATGATCTCGCCTTCCAGCCACTGGGCGAAGCCATTCACGCGTAGCGTCCACGCATCGGGTGTCCATTCCGCGCCGAGTTCGATATTGTGGCCGGTTTCGGCCTGCAACTGGTCATTGAAGGGGACCGTGAGGGGGAAGCCCTGATAGGAGGCGATTTCGTCGGTCGAGGGTAGGCGATAGAGGCGATCGTAGCGCAGCCAGACGGAGATGTCGTCATTGGGTTCCCAACGGATGCCTGCCTGGAAGGCGGTATTGGATTCGTCCGTGCTGCGGGAGAAATTTAGCGCGGGATCGTTCGGGAAGGTGTAGCTGCGGGCGCTGGCATCCACGGATGAACGTTCCCAGCGCGCGGAAGTACTAAGGTGCCAGTATTTCCATGGCTCCCACTGGGCGCCGGCGAAGATGCCCACGATGTCGCGCTCCAAGGAGGCGTCCGTGGTGCGGTTCAGTCGCTGGATTTCGGCGTATTGGGAAAGATCGAGCGTGTCCCGCCGCAGGGAGAGTCCGGCCTCTGCCGACCATGAGTCGCCGGAGATCTGGAAGCGGGGGGATAGGGTGAAGGTGTCGAGAAGGTTGTCCGTGTGGAAGCCCGGTCCGAAATTCCAGGCGAGGTCGCGCTGATAGATGGAAAGCGGGATCTCGAAGGTCGGGCCTTTGTTCGTCCCGAAGGTCAGCTTGCCGTCCGCGTTCCAGCGCGTTTGTTCGCTGAAGTATTGGTCCCCCTGGCCTGATTGCGCGTAGATCGATTGGCGGGGATCGAGAAGGTAGCGCTGCTTGGTGAGTGGGCCGGGAAAGCCGCCGCTTTCATCCGCCCACGACACGCCGAAGTCCGCGCCGATCCAATCGACGAGCTGCTTGTCCCAGCGGAGGGACGCGGTTTGCAATTCGCTGAAGGCATTGTCCCGCCAGCCATCGGTGAAATTCCGCTCGGCATCGAAGGTGATGCCGTTGCCATCGATCAGGCTGCGGTGGCTGAGCCTGGCCAGCGTGTAGCCATCGCTGCCGCCCGCGGCTTCAACTACGGTGGACTCCGTACTTCCGCCGCGCGTGACCAGATTGATCACGCCTCCGACGGCATTGTCGCCGAAGCGCGCGCTCTGGCTGCCGCGGAGGATTTCCACTTTCTCCAGCCGAGCGATGGGGACTTCCAACCATGACACGCCGGCCATGTCCGGGCGATTGATCGGGCGGCCGTCGATCAAGACCAGCACGCGGGACGACGAGTTCTCGCCGAACCCGCGCAGGTGCACGGTGCTGTCCGCAGTATTGCCCGTGGAACTGGTGAGCCGGATGCCGCCCTGTGTCGCCAATAGGTCGGCCACGGAGCGGACGCCGGATTTCGCGATCGCTTCCTGATCGATGACCGTGGCGCTGCCGGCGAAGTGCTCTGGCACCACCGAGTCGCGATCCGCTTCCACGACCAAGTCAGGCAATGCTTCATCCTCTTCTCCCGGTGCGGTGACCGGGAAAAGCGGAAGAAGCATCACCGCAAGCGCGGAGATGGAAGCACGGCGCATGGCGCGTTAGCTTAGCGGCGGCGACGGCGGGCCAGCAAGGCCAGCCCGGCGAGCGATGCCAGCGCCGTGGATGGCTCTGGAATGGACAGCAGATTGTCCATCGCGAAGTAGGCGGGCTTGTTGAGGAAGCCGAAGCTCTGGTCGTTCGAGTCGAAGGAGAAGGTGAGCTTATCCACCGTGCCGAGGGCGGAGAGGTTCACCCACTTCCACTGATCGACGATGTAGTCGGAAGATGCATCGCCCCGGAAGTCGGCTAGATAGAAATTCACGGTGCCGGTGGCGGTGGCGCCATTGTAGCCGTGGATACTCAGGACGAGGTAGTCCGGGCTGGTGCCGTCCGTTCCACCGAAGGGAAGGGAGAAGCCATCGCCATCGCGCACGGAGAGTGCGGTGTAGGTGGTATTCGTGAAATACGCACCGAGGCCGGTGAGATCGGTGGGCGAGGAGAGATTGATGGTCGGTCCTTCTTCTCCCGGGATGGAGCTGCCGGAGGCCACGACGAAGTTTCCGGAGCCGGCGATGCCGCCGCCAGCGTAGGAGCTGTATTGGTTTTCGAAGCCGGGCGTGGTGGTGTCACCGAGATTTGAGTAACCGAAGCCGGACCAGTAGGTGTATCCGGGACCGGTGGTGGCGCTATTGTAGAACGTGGCGCTGCCGGAGCTGAAGGTGGTATTCGCGGTGCCTTCTTCAGCGGGGTAGTCTCCGCTCCAGTATCCCTGCGAGCCGGGGTTCAGCTCATCGAACGTGATGACGGCAGCTTGGGTGGAAAGGGTGGCTGCCAGAGTGATTCCCGCCGCCAGCAGAGGGCGGGGGACCGTCGGGAGCGTCCGGAGGAGGGACGCCGTCTTTGGTTGGTACATGTCGTTGGAAAATCCGTGAACCCGAGATCCGCGGGTTCGGTCAGACGTGTCCTTTCAGGCTGGCGATCTGGCTTTCCCGAGCTGGCTGGTTGGCAGCTTGGGATTACAGTGGCGGTACCGCTCCGGAATTTCACCGGATTCCCCATCGATTTCCTGCCCGTGCCACGGGCTTCCCGAATGGAGCCACGGCTATCCCGCGGCGCGCGGAGGGTGCCGATTCTGGCTCCGATGCCAAGGTGGAAGTGAGAACAATGTGATTCCTTCTCAGCCGCGGCGTGCGGCGTCGATGGCGGCGACGTCGATCTTGCCCATCTCCATCATGGCTGCGAAGGCTCGCTTGGCCTCATCCCCGCCGGCCATCATTGCCTCGCTGAGGGTGCGCGGGGTGATTTGCCAGGAGATGCCCCAGCGGTCCCGGCACCAGCCGCAGTAGCTTTCCTCACCGCCATTGCCGACGATCGCGTTCCAGTAGCGATCGGTTTCTTCCTGGGTATCGGTCGCGACTTGGAAGGAGAAGGCTTCGGTGTGCTTGAACTGCGGCCCTCCGTTCAAACCGAGGCAGGGAATGCCGAGAACGGTGAAAGTGACCGTGAGGACATCTCCTTCCTTGCCCGATGGGTAGTCGCCGGGCGCGTGGTTGATCTCTCCGACCTCGCTGTCCGGAAAGGTGGCGGCATAGAAGCGCGCCGCCTCGAGGGCGTCCTTGTCATACCAGATGCAGATCGTGTTTTTGGCGATGGGCTTTTTCATGATGGGGATGGGATCTCGAAAAGGGATACCATGAGCCGGGATCGCGCCACGGGAAATTTGCGATCAGGAAGCGGGCTCTTCGAAGGGCTCCAGCCACTTCACGGAGTCGATCAGGGGTTCGCTGAGGAGCTTGCGCTTGGCGCCATCGGTGCCGATGAGGTGGAGGTTCTTTCCATCGCTCCAGGCGATGCGGCCATCGGCGGCGAGGTCGTAGGCGAGGACGTGGCGGGCCAGCACGGATTCGGTGCCGTCGCTGGTGCGCTTCACGAGTTCCCAGTCGGCAGGGGCGAGGGCACCATCGGGGGAATTGGAGTTGCTGGCTTTCTGGACATCGATCATGCGGCCGGCGATCCACATGCGGACGGGTTCGGGGCCTTGTTGCTTGGGTCCGCCTGCGGTGGTCAGTGGCTTCTTGCTGACGAGGTGGGAGAAGATCTGGAAGAAATCGATGAAGGCGCGGAAGACGCGGAAGGGGAACAACAGTGTGTCTTTCAGCGTGACCCAGAGGGAGGGCTTGGGGCCGCCCGGGCCTTCGTAACTACGGCGGATGTAGTAGAGGTTGCCGGCTGAGTCGGATTGTGGGGAGAGGTAGTCGTGGTGCGGGCTTTCCAGGACGGTTTCGAGGTCGCCATTGGCGAGGTCGATGCGATGGATGGCGAAGGAGCCGAAGCCGAGGACGCAGCCCTTTGGATCGCGTGACAGGCCGGCGGAGTGATAGAGGATGGCTTCCTTGCCCGGCACCCACGAGGGAGATGCGTCGATGGAATCGCCTTCGGTGACCGGCTTGGCGTGGCGGCCGTCTGGCTCCAGCACGGCGAGATGGGAAACATCTTCGTCACCGAAGCGGCAGGCGATGCGGCCGTCGACGGGATGGCGGTCGAACTCGGAAACGTGGAAGCGTTCGCGGTGAAAGACGCGGCGTTCGTAGTTCTCGGTGAAATCGAAATCGAGGACCGCGCCGACAACGCCGGTCCAGAGGGCGTAGACCATCGACTCCGGGCGATCGCCACCGGCTACGGCGACGACCCGAGGGCGAATGGAGACACCGCGCGGAACGCCTTTTCCACCCCACAGCGAGGAGCGATTGAACATGCCGCCGGGTGCTTCCTGGTCGCCGCGGAGCCATGAGTTCTTCTCGGCGGAGCGTTGCTCGCGGCGCTCGATTTCGGCGGCAAATTCGCAGTCGTGCCGCTTCGATGTGCCGTCGGTGGCGGCCACGATGAGGCGGCCGTCGGCGAGGAGGGCGATGCGGTCGGTCATGATGGCTGTGGTCTAACACGGGCGGCGGGCTACGAACGAGGAAATTGCGAGTTATGTCGCGGGCGTTTAGTGCGTCGATAGATGGAGCTGGCAGCGACGGAGTGGAGGTGAAAGCTTTGGTCGATCCCATGAAAAGCGAGCTGGAGAAATTCGACCGGGTTCTTGGCGCTTGTCGCGACAGCTACCTTAAAAAGGGGGCTCAATCGTTGTTCTGGGTGAGCTCGGAGGAGGAGCGGGACGAGGTGCGAGCGCGACTGCAGGGGATCTTCGGCAAGGAGTATCCTTACGCATTCATCGGAAACTTTCCCAACGGGGATATGGTGGCGATTGCCGAGGATGGGGCTCTGGTCGCGGTCCTGCATGACTGCGGTGAGGTCTGCCCCAGTGCTCTGACAATGGACGAATTTTTGGAGGCCGTTCGGGAGGATGAGGAGCTAGAGGATCGGTTTTACCTGTTGGAGGAGAGCGACGACGATTTTTGAAGCGCTTTGCCTTGCCGGTAAGGGAATCCGGTGAAGCCACGTAGTCCCTCGTTATGACGAGATCGATCTGCGTGTGGCTGGCCTGTGCCGGTGTGGCGATGGCGGAGGTGCATCCGCGGTTATTGTTTCCGGCGGCGATGGAGGGGGAGGTGAAGCAGCGGATCGCGAATGATCCGCTGGCGAAGGAGCTTCAGGAATACGTCGTGGAGCGGGCGGAGAAGGTGCTGAAGGAGCGGACGTGTGAGTATCGGATTCCTGATGGGAAGCGACTGCTTTCGGAGTCGCGGGCGGCGCTGCATCATGTGCTCTATTGCGGCTGGGCGTGGCGGACGACGGGTGATGTCCGGTTCAAGGAGCGTGCGATCCGTGAGCTTGATGCGGCGTGTGCGCTCAAGGATTGGAATCCATCGCATTTCCTCGATACGGCCGAGATGGCGACGGCGGTGGCGATCGGGTATGACTGGCTGTATCCGTCGCTGAGCGATGAGCAGAAGAAGCGCTATAAGGATGCTCTGTTAGAGAAGGCGCTGAAGGTGGTGGGCGAGCAGCATGCAAAGACGGGCTGGTGGGTGAAGGCGTCGAACAATTGGTCGCAGGTCTGTGGGACGGGGATGGCGCTGGCGGCGGAGGTGGTGAAGGAGCGCGATCCGGGCTTGTGCGAGCCGCTGGTGGAGCACGGGAAGAAGATGATCGAGAGCTGCGAACGCTTCTACGAGCCGGATGGGGCGTATCCTGAAGGGCCTGCGTATTGGCACTACGGGACGAACTAT
This window harbors:
- a CDS encoding DUF5362 family protein translates to MDNPYQPSAYGSSYPTATGYVSPAFIQALAGTKPWVRLCSVLGFIAAGMMIFIALAMMATGAVGGMRSRGGAGAAAVPVIMGVIYLAMSVVYLFPSLKLWKYGSAILRLMSSQSAADLEQALEQQRGFWKFVGILALVSTCLGLLGAVIAGIASVSAVSSLSR
- a CDS encoding mechanosensitive ion channel family protein gives rise to the protein MLADLISEFWTNPTYQRIAKVLVVAVTGIPGVMLISRIVGRLLRHRLGQQGGELLGKIVRYTGYVMVLVAILQEFGFNLAAVLGAAGIAGVAIGFASQTSLSNLISGLFIVGERPFERGDIIEVGTITGTVEEIGLMALTLRTFDNRSVRIPNEMLVKNTVTTVTRYPIRRVDLTIGVAYTEKIDHVMRILREVADIHPAVLDEPETIIVFNGFGESSLNFMIGAWTIKEDVLKVKNEIPLRIKEAFDREGIEIPFPHRVLATGKAMEPIPVVVRKTRPS
- a CDS encoding DUF432 domain-containing protein — protein: MAATERWHERTLQDGEWLCANFGNLTLVVLSILGEWRVAPLYGAQCSCLDDAKMPPDDLPWQRWDRGDNDVKLRFRPVFPDRPVIIRPRAALNLSPRAKAMFYVGIPAFIELTAHSEGQYEVLHSWPSDPPSNTWHGTPISGTLCYSVKTRARRQYVPEDWQEMSIISTVEIANSGSHMLPFERLFFETGHLGVFEHQGRLWANHARIRTGEKNDSLSGVVFGSKPFGEAADAVSLSQPRLGRARRSMLKEAFSTFLGVTHPHD
- a CDS encoding TonB-dependent receptor, coding for MRRASISALAVMLLPLFPVTAPGEEDEALPDLVVEADRDSVVPEHFAGSATVIDQEAIAKSGVRSVADLLATQGGIRLTSSTGNTADSTVHLRGFGENSSSRVLVLIDGRPINRPDMAGVSWLEVPIARLEKVEILRGSQSARFGDNAVGGVINLVTRGGSTESTVVEAAGGSDGYTLARLSHRSLIDGNGITFDAERNFTDGWRDNAFSELQTASLRWDKQLVDWIGADFGVSWADESGGFPGPLTKQRYLLDPRQSIYAQSGQGDQYFSEQTRWNADGKLTFGTNKGPTFEIPLSIYQRDLAWNFGPGFHTDNLLDTFTLSPRFQISGDSWSAEAGLSLRRDTLDLSQYAEIQRLNRTTDASLERDIVGIFAGAQWEPWKYWHLSTSARWERSSVDASARSYTFPNDPALNFSRSTDESNTAFQAGIRWEPNDDISVWLRYDRLYRLPSTDEIASYQGFPLTVPFNDQLQAETGHNIELGAEWTPDAWTLRVNGFAQWLEGEIIYDYLQNLNVNLADTRRLGLETSLGYHTGMWDAAFHFTALQAEFRSGPYDGKEVYLVPNRELTATLACHPKDWLTVQAEYQHVGDSFEGNDFENTHEKLPAYGVANLLVRYEPKPGLSLYCRINNLFDERYATIKYSGLWYPAAGRQLLIGIRREL
- a CDS encoding DUF4465 domain-containing protein — encoded protein: MYQPKTASLLRTLPTVPRPLLAAGITLAATLSTQAAVITFDELNPGSQGYWSGDYPAEEGTANTTFSSGSATFYNSATTGPGYTYWSGFGYSNLGDTTTPGFENQYSSYAGGGIAGSGNFVVASGSSIPGEEGPTINLSSPTDLTGLGAYFTNTTYTALSVRDGDGFSLPFGGTDGTSPDYLVLSIHGYNGATATGTVNFYLADFRGDASSDYIVDQWKWVNLSALGTVDKLTFSFDSNDQSFGFLNKPAYFAMDNLLSIPEPSTALASLAGLALLARRRRR
- a CDS encoding VOC family protein; the protein is MAKNTICIWYDKDALEAARFYAATFPDSEVGEINHAPGDYPSGKEGDVLTVTFTVLGIPCLGLNGGPQFKHTEAFSFQVATDTQEETDRYWNAIVGNGGEESYCGWCRDRWGISWQITPRTLSEAMMAGGDEAKRAFAAMMEMGKIDVAAIDAARRG